Proteins encoded in a region of the Triticum dicoccoides isolate Atlit2015 ecotype Zavitan chromosome 3A, WEW_v2.0, whole genome shotgun sequence genome:
- the LOC119272628 gene encoding probable WRKY transcription factor 70: protein MAFQQEAVGKLWEELGRGYNLSAKLLTLLSQPSHLLDSHGQEMAVAISQQLSQVFRASLSMSNPGNSGRMVEGRATAPEAAIMEGSISQATPAIISGEEVTPPRIGKEEEITAEPYKDGYKWKKYGQKNIKNRKFARLYFRCMHSHERGCRAKKQVQQQDSSIGSPPLYKVIYLNEHTCHQAFPNVNITNANVPATSTTTRNGADFDHARRHLHVGGNGELEDIIMTSTFSTVIGGAAPAAPSLSPLQSPPPVEASPSDPASYDTGGGQSPSLLDLSMCLDETMMDEMYFSCGSPFRPVEAPAAPWSLSSLPPPPPPPIEASSIDPAAYMPSRGGHSLSLDAMTMAEIFLWSSPLFSPR, encoded by the exons ATGGCATTTCAGCAAGAGGCCGTAGGAAAGCtgtgggaggagctcggccgcggcTACAATCTCAGCGCCAAGCTTCTGACTTTGCTCAGCCAACCCAGCCACCTCCTCGATAGCCATGGCCAGGAGATGGCTGTGGCCATAAGCCAACAGCTTTCTCAGGTGTTCAGGGCGTCTCTGTCGATGTCCAACCCCGGCAACAGTGGTAGGATGGTGGAAGGCAGGGCGACAGCGCCCGAGGCTGCGATCATGGAGGGTAGCATCAGCCAGGCCACTCCGGCGATCATCAG TGGGGAAGAGGTTACTCCCCCAAGAATAGGTAAAGAAGAGGAGATTACAGCCGAGCCTTACAAGGATGGTTACAAATGGAAAAAATATGGGCAAAAGAACATTAAGAACAGGAAGTTTGCAAG GTTGTACTTCCGATGCATGCATAGCCATGAGCGCGGCTGCAGGGCGAAGAAGCAGGTGCAGCAGCAGGATAGCAGCATCGGCAGTCCTCCATTGTACAAGGTCATTTACCTGAACGAGCACACATGCCACCAAGCGTTTCCCAACGTGAACATCACCAATGCAAATGTACCCGCGACGAGCACTACGACAAGGAACGGCGCCGACTTCGATCATGCACGCCGCCACCTCCACGTCGGCGGGAACGGCGAGTTAGAGGACATAATCATGACCTCGACCTTCAGCACGGTCATCGGCGGAGCTGCCCCTGCTGCTCCGTCGTTGTCGCCCTTGCAGTCGCCGCCTCCCGTGGAAGCGAGCCCGAGCGATCCGGCGTCGTACGACACGGGTGGCGGACAGTCGCCGAGCCTGCTGGACTTGAGCATGTGCCTCGACGAGACGATGATGGACGAGATGTATTTCTCGTGCGGTTCGCCATTTCGTCCGGTCGAGGCACCCGCAGCTCCATGGTCGTTGTcgtccttgccgccgccgccgccgccgcccatagaAGCGAGCTCGATTGATCCGGCGGCGTACATGCCGTCCCGCGGTGGACACTCACTGAGCCTGGACGCGATGACGATGGCGGAGATTTTTCTCTGGAGCAGCCCGCTATTTTCTCCACGTTGA